The following proteins are encoded in a genomic region of Sulfurimonas sp. HSL3-7:
- a CDS encoding CTP synthase — protein sequence MTKYIFVTGGVLSSLGKGITAASVGTLLKHAGKDVGMLKIDPYINVDPGTMSPLEHGEVFVTKDGAETDLDIGNYERFLDTSYLKTSNFTTGQVYSSVIERERSGGYLGQTIQVVPHIVGEIVDRIKKAGEGHDILVVELGGTVGDIEGLPYMEAIRQMKHDEEVAGTFFIHVTLIPFIKAAGEYKSKPTQHSVQELRRIGITPQMIIARSENDLPKSFKKKLALSCDVNQDSVILALDAPTVYAVPISFMQQNILAPIAKELELGELVPNMEQWDSLVKKIVSPTKRTVVGFVGKYLELKESYKSLIEALIHSGAHLDSKVEICWVDSEKIEETGAESLLSDCDSILVAGGFGNRGVEGKIQAIEYARVNKIPYLGICLGMQLTLVEYARNVLGLADANSVEFNPETTNPMIYLIDEFINQSGDKELRTHTSPMGGTLRLGEYPCETKEDSIIRNAYHGEKLIFERHRHRYEANPAYREQLEQAGMVVTGESNGLIETVEIPAHPWFLGVQFHPEFTSRLQTPNPSILAFVKASLENAERA from the coding sequence ATGACAAAATATATCTTTGTAACCGGTGGGGTACTTAGTTCATTAGGTAAGGGGATCACGGCAGCCAGTGTCGGTACACTCCTCAAACACGCGGGCAAAGATGTAGGCATGCTCAAAATCGATCCCTATATCAATGTCGATCCCGGCACCATGAGCCCTCTCGAGCACGGGGAAGTCTTTGTGACAAAAGACGGTGCTGAAACCGACCTCGACATCGGGAACTATGAACGTTTTCTCGATACCTCCTATCTAAAGACCAGCAACTTTACGACAGGGCAGGTCTACTCTTCCGTCATTGAGAGAGAACGTTCAGGCGGTTATCTAGGCCAGACCATACAGGTTGTCCCCCATATCGTCGGCGAGATCGTAGACCGTATTAAAAAAGCGGGTGAAGGGCATGACATTCTTGTTGTGGAGCTTGGCGGTACCGTCGGCGATATCGAAGGGCTTCCGTATATGGAAGCGATCCGTCAGATGAAACATGATGAGGAGGTCGCAGGCACCTTCTTTATCCACGTGACGCTTATCCCTTTTATTAAGGCAGCCGGTGAATACAAGTCCAAACCGACGCAACATTCGGTGCAGGAACTTCGCCGTATCGGGATCACACCGCAGATGATCATCGCCAGAAGCGAAAACGATCTTCCGAAATCGTTTAAAAAGAAACTCGCGCTATCCTGTGACGTCAACCAGGACAGCGTTATACTGGCCCTCGATGCACCGACGGTCTACGCTGTACCGATCAGCTTTATGCAGCAGAACATCCTGGCCCCGATTGCCAAGGAGCTTGAACTCGGAGAGCTTGTACCAAACATGGAGCAGTGGGATTCACTTGTCAAAAAGATCGTCTCGCCGACCAAACGCACGGTTGTCGGTTTTGTCGGTAAATATCTTGAACTCAAAGAGTCCTACAAATCACTGATCGAAGCGCTTATCCACTCCGGTGCCCACCTGGACAGCAAAGTTGAAATCTGCTGGGTAGACAGTGAGAAGATCGAAGAGACCGGCGCCGAATCGCTGCTCAGCGACTGTGATTCTATCCTGGTCGCCGGCGGCTTCGGCAACCGCGGCGTCGAAGGCAAGATCCAGGCAATCGAATATGCACGCGTCAACAAGATCCCTTACCTCGGTATCTGTCTTGGCATGCAGCTGACTCTGGTCGAATATGCCCGCAATGTGCTTGGTCTTGCCGATGCGAACTCGGTCGAGTTTAATCCGGAGACGACCAATCCGATGATCTATCTGATCGATGAGTTTATCAATCAGTCAGGCGACAAAGAGCTTCGTACCCACACTTCGCCGATGGGTGGAACCCTTCGTCTGGGTGAATACCCTTGTGAGACAAAGGAAGATTCGATCATCCGTAACGCGTATCACGGCGAAAAACTCATTTTCGAGCGTCACCGCCACCGTTATGAAGCGAATCCGGCCTACAGAGAGCAGCTGGAGCAAGCGGGAATGGTAGTGACTGGAGAGTCCAACGGTCTTATCGAGACGGTTGAGATACCGGCACACCCGTGGTTCCTTGGTGTCCAGTTTCACCCGGAGTTCACCTCCCGTCTTCAAACCCCGAACCCTTCGATCCTAGCCTTTGTTAAAGCCTCACTGGAAAATGCAGAGCGCGCCTAA
- the recJ gene encoding single-stranded-DNA-specific exonuclease RecJ, whose product MQSAPKVPRLDLESLKRKLDERFSDGFSKLSDIPDPALLLNAPKAAQRIADAIRSKERITLVGDYDVDGVTATALTTLFFKELGYPLDVIIPNRFTDGYGVSPSVLERVDADLIFTVDNGINAFAAAEVCKERGIDLIITDHHTPSDTLPDVYTIVDPKLSDDTYPFKEICGAQVAWLVLVLVKKELSLAINMGQFLPLLALAVVADVMPLIGINRAIVQHGLNQMMTSALPAFTIIREFLNKSSLSAEDIGFQIAPRINSAGRLEDASIALKFLTAETPERAFKQFELLNQLNDLRKAIEADVTEEAIGQVAKGDNVLVVAGEEWNEGVVGIVASRLVHRFGRPAIVLSISEGRAKGSARSIGSVSIYELIKSQEALLTGFGGHMMAAGLAMPAEHIAAFKEGINATASKIDEKDYVPQEELIGELSPYAINHNLLQLLDAYEPFGEANPRPRFLANEAYIVSVNYMGKERDHSRIGIQLEGGVDRHDLIAFKQRYQMPAHRRISCSYTISKNEWNGKVSLQLMLDKLYDGVSE is encoded by the coding sequence ATGCAGAGCGCGCCTAAAGTCCCCAGACTCGACTTGGAGTCGCTTAAACGGAAACTTGACGAGCGCTTCTCTGACGGTTTTTCCAAACTTTCCGATATTCCGGACCCCGCCCTTTTGCTCAATGCACCCAAAGCGGCTCAGCGCATTGCCGATGCGATCCGCAGTAAAGAGCGTATCACCCTGGTCGGCGACTACGATGTCGACGGTGTGACCGCGACGGCGCTGACAACCCTTTTTTTCAAAGAACTTGGCTATCCCCTTGATGTTATCATTCCCAACCGTTTTACGGACGGTTACGGGGTCTCTCCTTCGGTATTGGAAAGGGTTGATGCCGATCTGATCTTTACGGTCGACAACGGTATCAATGCCTTTGCTGCCGCAGAGGTGTGCAAAGAGCGCGGTATCGACCTTATCATTACCGACCACCACACACCGTCCGACACACTGCCCGATGTTTATACGATTGTCGATCCGAAACTCTCCGATGACACCTACCCTTTCAAAGAGATCTGTGGGGCACAGGTGGCATGGCTCGTACTTGTCCTGGTCAAAAAAGAGCTCTCTCTGGCGATCAATATGGGCCAATTCCTTCCGCTGCTCGCACTGGCCGTTGTCGCTGATGTCATGCCGCTTATCGGCATCAACCGCGCCATTGTCCAGCACGGGTTAAACCAGATGATGACAAGCGCCCTGCCCGCATTTACGATCATCAGAGAATTTCTCAATAAATCCTCTCTCAGTGCGGAAGATATCGGTTTTCAGATCGCCCCCCGCATAAATTCTGCCGGACGTCTGGAAGATGCCTCGATCGCACTGAAGTTTTTAACGGCCGAAACCCCTGAGCGCGCTTTCAAACAGTTTGAACTGCTCAATCAGCTCAATGATCTCCGCAAAGCGATCGAAGCCGATGTGACCGAAGAGGCGATCGGACAAGTCGCTAAAGGCGATAACGTTCTGGTCGTTGCGGGGGAGGAATGGAACGAGGGTGTTGTCGGTATCGTCGCTTCACGCCTGGTCCACCGTTTTGGACGCCCCGCGATCGTTTTAAGCATTTCGGAAGGACGGGCAAAGGGGAGTGCCCGCAGCATAGGAAGCGTCAGTATCTATGAACTTATAAAGTCTCAAGAGGCCCTGCTGACAGGCTTCGGCGGACATATGATGGCCGCAGGACTCGCTATGCCTGCGGAGCATATAGCTGCCTTCAAAGAGGGCATCAATGCCACAGCATCCAAAATAGACGAAAAGGACTATGTACCGCAGGAAGAGCTTATCGGTGAGCTCTCGCCTTATGCGATCAACCATAATCTTCTGCAGCTTCTTGATGCCTACGAACCTTTCGGCGAAGCCAATCCCCGTCCCCGTTTTCTGGCGAACGAAGCTTACATCGTCAGTGTAAACTATATGGGCAAAGAGCGGGACCACAGCCGTATCGGTATTCAGCTTGAAGGGGGTGTTGATCGGCATGATCTCATTGCCTTCAAGCAGCGATACCAGATGCCGGCACACCGCAGGATCTCCTGCAGCTATACCATCAGCAAAAATGAGTGGAATGGCAAGGTCTCTCTACAGCTGATGCTGGATAAGCTGTATGATGGAGTATCAGAATGA
- a CDS encoding YeiH family protein: protein MPFTKEKRGGTINGIIFVALVAAAATYIAELAPVQSLGISPLVVGIVIGIFYANTLHNHFPSAWESGIVFSGKKILRFAIVFYGFRITFQQIAEVGIQGFMVSLLMLSSTMIIGIWLGQKIFKMDRDTSILNASGASVCGAAAVLATEPVLKAEEHKTAIAVSMVVLFGTISMFLYPVLYSVIIEPATGILHMSPSTFGIYVGGTIHEVAQVVAVPASVPGAEQSMANTAVIVKMTRVIMIAPMLIVLGLFLSYAAKRTGGETGKLKLVIPWFAVYFIGMAGVNSLIHGYTLSAPEDTAMMIKNVIDNINVVDTFLLTMAMTALGMGTRFAKFKGLGLAPIYTAGGMFLWLVVGGFFITQWVVATF from the coding sequence ATGCCATTTACGAAAGAGAAACGTGGCGGTACGATCAACGGTATCATTTTTGTCGCCTTGGTGGCTGCTGCGGCAACCTATATTGCCGAATTGGCACCCGTACAAAGTTTAGGGATTTCGCCGCTGGTCGTAGGGATCGTGATCGGTATTTTTTATGCGAATACGCTTCACAACCACTTTCCGAGTGCATGGGAATCGGGTATCGTTTTTTCAGGTAAGAAGATTCTCCGTTTTGCGATTGTGTTTTACGGGTTTCGAATTACCTTTCAGCAGATCGCAGAGGTAGGGATCCAGGGTTTCATGGTCTCACTTTTAATGCTTTCGTCAACGATGATCATCGGGATATGGCTGGGACAGAAGATCTTCAAGATGGACCGTGACACTTCGATTTTGAATGCTTCGGGTGCTTCTGTATGTGGTGCTGCAGCCGTTTTGGCAACGGAGCCTGTCCTTAAGGCCGAAGAGCATAAAACAGCGATCGCCGTCTCGATGGTGGTCCTTTTCGGTACGATTTCGATGTTTTTGTATCCGGTCCTTTATTCCGTGATCATTGAGCCGGCAACCGGCATTCTGCACATGAGTCCGTCAACGTTCGGTATCTATGTGGGCGGAACGATCCATGAGGTAGCACAGGTCGTTGCCGTACCGGCATCGGTTCCCGGAGCGGAGCAGAGCATGGCAAACACAGCCGTCATTGTAAAGATGACAAGGGTCATTATGATCGCACCGATGCTGATCGTTTTGGGGCTCTTTTTGAGTTATGCGGCTAAACGCACCGGCGGTGAGACAGGGAAGCTCAAACTTGTCATTCCGTGGTTTGCAGTCTATTTTATCGGTATGGCCGGGGTGAACTCACTGATCCACGGGTATACGTTGAGTGCACCGGAAGATACGGCTATGATGATCAAAAACGTGATCGATAATATCAATGTTGTCGATACCTTCTTGTTGACAATGGCGATGACGGCATTGGGAATGGGAACCCGTTTCGCAAAGTTCAAAGGTTTGGGTCTTGCGCCGATCTATACGGCTGGGGGTATGTTCCTGTGGCTTGTTGTCGGCGGTTTCTTCATCACACAGTGGGTGGTCGCCACCTTTTAA
- a CDS encoding PilT/PilU family type 4a pilus ATPase, which translates to MQINSDDAIEIFNRYLEKLIEKEGTDLHIKSNSVIRARIKGSIIPLGIESVSSDDVDRIVEYLLDKDMDKFKRDYAYDTIYILDEKHRFRVNLYYQLKGIAIVLRLIPHQIKSFEQLNLPSALSRISQLQRGLVLVTGTTGCGKSTTLASIVEDINRQSHRHVITIEDPIEYVYDDDKCVIEQRSIGQHAADFGTALRSALREDPDIIIVGELRDLETARNVLQAVNTGHLVFTTLHTLDAKETIDRLLAIFPKEEQERVRMDLAENLEVVISQRMLRDVKDNLIPAVELMFKSSRTQQLIASSREAELLDAMTTDHNSFGSIPMDNSLFYLTLEGKISEETAYINATHPTNLRLMFTTSVEYQKKIGAGSLDDAVMIKGDEEDNKKN; encoded by the coding sequence ATGCAGATAAACAGTGATGATGCGATCGAAATTTTCAATAGATATTTGGAAAAGTTGATAGAAAAAGAGGGAACCGATCTTCACATTAAAAGTAACAGTGTTATCCGTGCCCGTATAAAGGGCTCAATCATACCTCTTGGCATCGAATCAGTCAGCAGTGACGACGTTGACCGTATTGTTGAGTACCTTCTAGATAAAGATATGGATAAGTTTAAACGGGATTATGCCTACGATACTATCTACATACTGGACGAAAAGCACCGTTTCCGGGTCAACCTCTATTATCAGCTTAAAGGGATTGCGATCGTTTTACGATTGATCCCGCATCAGATCAAATCGTTTGAACAGCTGAATCTTCCAAGTGCACTTTCTCGCATATCTCAACTACAGCGGGGACTTGTCCTGGTCACCGGGACAACAGGATGCGGCAAGTCAACGACACTCGCTTCGATCGTAGAAGATATTAACCGACAGAGTCATCGGCATGTCATTACGATTGAAGATCCTATAGAATATGTGTATGATGACGACAAATGTGTTATTGAACAGCGAAGTATCGGACAGCATGCTGCTGATTTTGGTACAGCATTGCGTTCCGCGCTGCGTGAGGATCCGGATATCATTATTGTCGGGGAACTTCGTGATCTGGAAACAGCCAGAAATGTCCTGCAGGCGGTTAATACCGGCCACCTTGTCTTTACCACCCTGCATACTCTGGATGCTAAAGAGACGATAGACCGACTTTTAGCAATCTTTCCGAAAGAAGAGCAGGAGCGTGTGCGTATGGATCTGGCTGAAAACCTTGAAGTGGTGATATCGCAGCGTATGCTGCGCGATGTTAAGGATAACCTTATCCCAGCGGTAGAGCTGATGTTTAAAAGTTCGCGCACACAGCAATTGATTGCTTCTTCGCGCGAGGCAGAGCTTTTAGATGCAATGACGACTGATCACAACAGTTTCGGTTCCATACCTATGGACAATTCACTGTTTTATTTAACACTGGAAGGGAAGATAAGCGAAGAGACGGCTTACATAAACGCGACACACCCTACCAATCTGCGCCTGATGTTTACAACAAGTGTCGAGTATCAGAAAAAGATCGGTGCCGGCTCTTTGGATGATGCCGTGATGATAAAAGGCGATGAAGAAGATAACAAGAAAAACTGA
- a CDS encoding RNase J family beta-CASP ribonuclease translates to MSDSQNNAPKSEEQGEKRSTRPNRPRNNPNRNRSRSGNRQPREPKAVDGNRVAPEKEVDGNRKPAAKEVDGNSDQSRNRNRPNRSKGNRPNQNRQGGSAQNRQGSSSSGGNKNRNRRRHAPAPTDQALLDCAMRNQEVQRERLNPHNKLDLNATAKVRITPLGGLGEIGGNMMVMETDNEAILIDVGMSFPDETMHGVDILVPDFSYVREIKNKIVAVIITHAHEDHIGAVPYLFKEMQFPIYGTAMPLAMIGNKFDEHNLKDARRFFRPIEKRKVYKIGNDFEIEWMHITHSIIDSSSVAITTAAGTVIHTGDFKIDHTPIDGYTTDLHRYAYYGEKGVLCLLSDSTNSYNKEITPSELSVAPALDRVFAKAEGRIILSTFSSNIHRLQQAIQYGIKYGRKVCVIGRSMERNLEVAMQYKYLEFPKNIFVDADDVSRMNDKEVLIITTGSQGEENSALFRTAIGEHRHIKIKPTDLVILSSRAIPGNEGGISQMMNHLEKAGARIARDRDLHVSGHASIEEQKLLLRLVQPKFFMPIHGEYNHVMRHKETAMQCGIPERNILLMGDGDTIEVTPKYMRKAKTVKSGKTYIDNQNNHMIADDVVVDRQKMASDGMVMIIAQVSQSDSRLISKPRVTSFGIVPDKQDKAFAQEMEDVLEHFLVNLKPGLIENAKAMENDLRAVVRKHIYRKMKKYPLIVPNVFVS, encoded by the coding sequence ATGTCAGATTCACAAAACAACGCTCCAAAGAGCGAAGAACAAGGCGAGAAAAGAAGTACTCGTCCTAATCGTCCGCGTAATAACCCAAACCGTAACCGCAGCCGCAGCGGGAACCGTCAGCCACGTGAGCCGAAAGCAGTAGACGGTAATCGCGTTGCACCTGAAAAAGAGGTTGACGGCAACCGCAAGCCGGCTGCAAAAGAGGTGGATGGCAACAGCGATCAGAGTCGCAACCGCAACCGTCCAAACCGCAGCAAGGGCAATCGCCCAAATCAAAACCGTCAGGGCGGAAGTGCCCAAAACCGTCAGGGCAGTAGCAGCAGCGGCGGCAATAAAAACCGCAACCGCCGCCGCCATGCACCTGCTCCTACGGATCAGGCTCTTCTCGATTGTGCGATGCGCAACCAAGAGGTACAACGCGAGCGTCTGAACCCGCACAACAAGCTCGACCTCAATGCGACTGCCAAAGTACGTATTACACCGCTTGGCGGTCTCGGTGAGATCGGCGGAAACATGATGGTGATGGAGACGGACAACGAAGCGATACTGATCGATGTCGGGATGAGTTTCCCGGATGAGACGATGCACGGTGTCGATATCCTGGTCCCTGACTTTTCTTATGTCAGAGAGATTAAGAACAAGATCGTCGCTGTCATCATCACCCACGCACACGAGGACCATATCGGTGCCGTACCATACCTTTTCAAAGAGATGCAGTTCCCTATTTACGGAACAGCGATGCCGCTTGCGATGATCGGCAATAAATTTGATGAGCACAACCTCAAAGATGCCCGCCGTTTCTTCAGACCGATCGAAAAACGCAAGGTCTACAAGATAGGAAACGATTTCGAGATCGAGTGGATGCACATTACCCACTCCATCATCGACTCATCATCGGTAGCGATCACGACGGCTGCCGGTACGGTCATCCATACAGGTGACTTCAAGATCGACCATACGCCGATAGACGGCTATACGACCGATCTTCACCGTTATGCCTATTATGGCGAGAAGGGTGTTCTGTGTCTGTTATCAGACTCGACTAACTCGTATAACAAAGAGATAACACCGAGTGAGCTTTCTGTTGCACCGGCGCTTGACCGTGTCTTCGCAAAAGCGGAGGGACGTATTATCCTTTCAACGTTTAGTTCGAACATCCACCGTCTTCAGCAGGCGATCCAGTACGGTATCAAATACGGCCGAAAGGTCTGTGTTATCGGACGCTCTATGGAGCGCAACCTTGAAGTGGCGATGCAGTACAAATATCTCGAGTTCCCGAAAAACATCTTTGTTGATGCGGATGATGTCAGCCGCATGAATGACAAAGAAGTCCTTATCATTACAACAGGTTCACAGGGTGAAGAGAACTCGGCACTCTTTAGAACGGCGATCGGCGAGCACCGTCATATCAAGATCAAGCCGACAGACCTGGTGATCCTCTCTTCACGTGCGATTCCGGGTAATGAAGGCGGTATTTCTCAGATGATGAACCACTTGGAAAAAGCAGGTGCACGTATCGCCCGCGACCGTGACCTTCACGTTTCCGGTCATGCCAGCATCGAAGAGCAGAAGCTGCTTCTTCGCCTGGTCCAGCCAAAGTTCTTTATGCCGATCCACGGTGAGTACAACCACGTAATGCGCCATAAAGAGACGGCAATGCAGTGTGGCATACCTGAGCGCAATATCCTGCTGATGGGTGACGGTGATACGATCGAAGTGACACCGAAATATATGCGCAAAGCAAAAACAGTCAAATCAGGCAAGACCTATATCGACAACCAAAACAACCATATGATCGCTGATGATGTTGTTGTCGATCGTCAGAAGATGGCAAGCGACGGTATGGTCATGATCATTGCACAGGTCTCACAATCTGACTCTCGACTGATCTCCAAACCTCGTGTCACCAGTTTTGGTATTGTACCGGATAAGCAGGATAAAGCTTTTGCTCAGGAAATGGAGGATGTACTCGAACACTTCCTGGTCAATCTCAAACCTGGCCTTATCGAAAATGCGAAAGCGATGGAAAATGATCTGCGCGCCGTGGTGCGTAAACATATCTACCGTAAAATGAAAAAATATCCGCTTATCGTTCCAAACGTCTTTGTAAGCTAA
- the rsmA gene encoding 16S rRNA (adenine(1518)-N(6)/adenine(1519)-N(6))-dimethyltransferase RsmA, with amino-acid sequence MNNEHVAKKKFGQNFLKDRSVLYKIVEAMPNNDNIIAEIGPGLGDLTKFLVDVKSVVAFEVDTDLCQYLNREFKEEITTGRLTINCGDVLEAWQSELLDEPYDLVANLPYYIATNIILKALADPHCGNLLVMIQREVAEKFSAAPGEKNFGALSVIAQTVGEAEIVVHVPPEAFDPAPKVDSAVLLIKKTASRNDEVFELMLKTAFTQPRKTLHKNLSARYDKEKVRAALEQLGLSPSIRPHQVSTADYHQLYKLLENI; translated from the coding sequence ATGAATAACGAACATGTTGCCAAAAAAAAGTTTGGCCAGAATTTTTTAAAAGATAGAAGTGTTCTCTACAAAATCGTCGAAGCGATGCCCAACAATGATAATATCATTGCAGAGATTGGGCCTGGCTTAGGTGATTTAACTAAGTTTTTAGTGGATGTCAAAAGTGTTGTCGCTTTTGAGGTCGATACCGATTTATGTCAGTACTTGAACCGTGAATTTAAAGAAGAGATCACAACCGGCCGGCTCACCATCAATTGTGGTGATGTCCTAGAGGCATGGCAGAGTGAGCTTTTGGATGAACCCTATGATCTGGTGGCAAATTTGCCCTATTACATAGCCACAAATATCATCCTGAAGGCCCTTGCAGATCCACATTGCGGCAATCTACTGGTCATGATCCAGCGTGAAGTGGCAGAGAAGTTTTCTGCCGCACCTGGAGAGAAAAACTTTGGTGCATTAAGTGTCATTGCCCAGACGGTGGGTGAAGCCGAGATAGTGGTTCATGTACCGCCGGAAGCATTTGACCCTGCGCCGAAAGTCGACTCAGCTGTTCTGCTCATTAAAAAAACAGCCAGTCGGAATGATGAAGTGTTTGAACTCATGCTCAAAACGGCTTTTACACAGCCGCGTAAGACACTTCATAAAAATCTCTCTGCACGTTACGACAAGGAGAAGGTCCGCGCTGCTTTAGAGCAGCTGGGACTTTCTCCTTCAATTCGACCGCATCAGGTTTCGACAGCAGACTATCACCAATTGTATAAATTATTAGAAAATATTTAA
- a CDS encoding DUF2202 domain-containing protein, giving the protein MRHTLKTGAALLTILYLFTGCDSSTTSGTTDSSLLGLSGYDKIDLNTTQKESLAYMWHEEKLAHDLYLALNAVNPSMPLAMIPVKSEIIHMQYVEDLVAWYDIDVTNIPDYNTSYSAAELDALAPGEFAMDEVQNLYNTLYNLGEENLTSSLQVGCIVEVTDVNDLNRYIEQAGENRALIDTFEILRAGSYKHYWKFHDTLKVIDGIGCAFFRDGVDYNKTGEYPVN; this is encoded by the coding sequence ATGAGACATACTTTGAAAACAGGTGCCGCCCTGCTCACAATACTCTATCTTTTTACGGGGTGTGACAGTTCGACAACATCGGGAACAACAGACAGTTCCCTTCTCGGCCTCTCCGGCTACGACAAGATCGATTTGAATACCACGCAGAAAGAGTCACTGGCCTACATGTGGCACGAAGAGAAGTTGGCACACGACCTCTATCTCGCACTCAATGCGGTTAACCCCTCTATGCCGCTGGCGATGATCCCGGTGAAATCGGAGATCATCCATATGCAGTATGTCGAAGATCTCGTCGCATGGTACGATATCGATGTCACGAATATACCGGATTACAATACCAGCTACTCCGCAGCAGAGCTGGACGCACTGGCGCCCGGAGAGTTCGCGATGGACGAAGTCCAGAATCTCTATAATACCCTCTATAACCTGGGCGAGGAAAACCTGACGAGTAGCCTGCAGGTAGGCTGTATAGTAGAGGTCACGGACGTCAATGATCTTAACCGCTATATCGAGCAGGCCGGAGAGAACCGGGCGCTCATAGACACCTTTGAGATTCTTCGAGCAGGCAGCTACAAACACTATTGGAAGTTCCATGATACGCTTAAAGTTATTGATGGCATCGGATGTGCTTTTTTCCGCGACGGCGTTGACTATAACAAAACCGGCGAATACCCGGTCAACTGA
- a CDS encoding response regulator transcription factor — MMVRLLLVEDDKDLAETLVELLELEGFDICWVGDGEAALDATLGHTYDLLLLDVNVPFVNGFELLHGLRESGDETPAIFITAMNDIASLSQGFEVGADDYIKKPFDFDELTVRIYSLIRKRLKIKNNTITAGSFHFHIDSNELYKDNNFMPLTPAERRLAALLFKHMNTTLSKETILLELSEGEEASEGALRVHINKLRKTGLPIQTIKGTGYRLASA, encoded by the coding sequence ATGATGGTACGATTGCTACTAGTCGAAGATGACAAGGATCTGGCCGAGACCCTTGTCGAACTGTTGGAGCTCGAGGGCTTTGATATCTGCTGGGTCGGTGACGGCGAGGCGGCGCTTGATGCCACACTAGGCCACACTTACGACCTGCTTCTACTCGATGTCAACGTCCCTTTTGTCAACGGTTTCGAGCTCCTTCACGGGCTCCGTGAGAGCGGTGACGAAACCCCGGCCATCTTTATCACCGCTATGAACGATATCGCCTCGCTTTCGCAAGGATTTGAAGTCGGTGCAGATGACTACATCAAAAAGCCCTTTGATTTTGACGAACTTACCGTGCGTATCTATTCGCTTATACGCAAACGCCTCAAGATCAAAAACAACACCATCACTGCCGGCAGTTTTCACTTCCACATCGATAGCAATGAACTCTACAAGGACAACAACTTTATGCCTCTTACCCCTGCCGAACGGAGATTGGCCGCTCTGCTCTTCAAGCATATGAATACGACCCTCTCCAAAGAGACCATATTGCTTGAACTTTCCGAGGGTGAAGAGGCCAGCGAAGGCGCCTTGCGCGTACACATTAACAAGCTGCGCAAAACAGGACTTCCTATTCAGACCATTAAAGGGACAGGATACCGTCTTGCATCAGCATGA